A window of the Gossypium hirsutum isolate 1008001.06 chromosome A05, Gossypium_hirsutum_v2.1, whole genome shotgun sequence genome harbors these coding sequences:
- the LOC107949178 gene encoding KH domain-containing protein HEN4, which yields MAGQRNSFRKRARSQSDYPDNGANKRRNAGDDREQFVVDPEDTVYRYLCPARKIGSIIGRGGEIVKQLRVATKSKIRIGETVPGSEERVVTIYSSRDETNAVEDGDSFVSPAQDALFRVHDKVVAEDLHGDEESEGHPITARLLVSSDQIGCIIGKGGQIVQNIRSETGAQIRILKDDLPSCALPTDELVQISGEAAVVKKALHQIASRLHENPSRSQHLLASAMSNAYTAGGAPIVPLASLVGPYGGYKGDAGEWPRSLYSAPRDERSSKEFSLRIVCPNANIGGVIGKGGAIINQIRQESGAAIKVDSSSSDGDDCLITISAKEFFEDTFSPTIEAAARLQPRCSEKVERDSGIISFTTRLLVPTSRIGCLIGKGGSIVTEMRRMTKANIRILSKENLPKIASEDDEMVQIAGDLDVAKDALVQITTRLRANFFDREGVVSPLVPVLPYLPMPTEGTDSLSYESRESKRHGRGHTYSGGYGSSDLAPSESYGTYGAPQIGVSNSAYGAYGGYSSGRSGPSGLSSHNSVSRRKNYGY from the exons ATGGCTGGTCAGAGAAATAGTTTTCGGAAGCGGGCTCGTTCTCAGTCTGACTATCCCGATAATGGAGCAAATAAAAGGAGAAATGCTGGTGATGACAGGGAGCAATTTGTTGTTGATCCGGAAGATACTGTTTATCGGTATTTATGCCCTGCAAGAAAGATAGGAAGCATTATTGGAAGGGGAGGGGAGATTGTGAAGCAATTAAGAGTAGCCACTAAATCAAAGATTAGAATTGGTGAGACAGTTCCTGGTTCTGAGGAGCGAGTGGTTACTATCTACAGCTCACGGGATGAGACAAATGCTGTTGAAGATGGTGACAGTTTTGTTTCTCCTGCTCAAGATGCTTTATTCCGGGTGCATGACAAAGTTGTTGCAGAAGATTTGCATGGTGATGAAGAATCAGAAGGCCACCCAATCACTGCTCGGCTTCTTGTATCTTCTGATCAGATTGGATGTATCATAGGAAAGGGTGGGCAGATTGTTCAGAACATACGCAGTGAAACTGGTGCTCAGATCCGCATTCTTAAGGATGATTTACCTTCTTGTGCCTTGCCCACGGATGAGCTTGTACAG ATATCTGGGGAAGCTGCAGTTGTGAAGAAGGCTCTGCATCAAATTGCATCTCGCCTTCATGAGAATCCTTCACGATCTCAGCACTTGCTTGCTTCTGCCATGTCCAATGCATATACTGCTGGTGGTGCTCCGATTGTACCATTAGCTTCATTGGTGGGTCCTTACGGAGGATACAAAGGTGACGCTGGAGAATGGCCACGCTCATTGTACTCTGCTCCAAGAGATGAGAGATCATCAAAAGAATTTTCCCTTCGTATAGTTTGTCCAAATGCTAATATTGGAGGTGTAATTGGTAAAGGTGGTGCAATAATCAACCAGATCAGGCAGGAATCTGGTGCAGCCATTAAAGTTGATAGCTCAAGCAGCGATGGAGATGATTGCTTAATAACAATATCAGCCAAGGAG TTTTTTGAGGATACATTTTCACCTACTATTGAAGCTGCTGCAAGGTTGCAACCAAGATGCAGTGAGAAGGTTGAAAGAGACTCCGGAATTATATCATTCACAACCCGTTTACTTGTGCCAACCTCACGTATTGGCTGCCTTATTGGTAAAGGAGGATCTATTGTAACTGAGATGAGGCGGATGACAAAAGCTAACATTCGTATCTTGTCTAAGGAAAACCTTCCTAAGATTGCATCTGAAGATGATGAGATGGTCCAG ATTGCTGGGGACCTTGACGTTGCGAAGGATGCCCTTGTACAAATAACAACACGGCTAAGAGCAAATTTTTTTGATAGGGAAGGTGTTGTTTCTCCATTAGTGCCAGTTTTACCATATCTCCCTATGCCAACTGAGGGAACAGATAGTTTGAGTTATGAAAGTAGAGAGAGCAAGAGGCATGGACGGGGGCATACCTATTCTGGTGGTTATGGCAGCAGTGATTTAGCTCCTAGTGAAAGCTATGGAACTTATGGTGCCCCCCAG ATTGGTGTTAGTAACAGTGCTTATGGAGCTTATGGAGGTTATTCATCAGGACGCAGTGGTCCCTCTGG GTTATCCAGCCATAACTCTGTTTCCCGGCGCAAAAACTATGGTTACTAA